Proteins encoded in a region of the Saccharothrix ecbatanensis genome:
- a CDS encoding LytR/AlgR family response regulator transcription factor, with translation MTSGLPCPLCEGPERRGALERTLRVLAVDDEAPALEDLVYLLRSDPRVAHVEGVTDATKALRTLHRAMDAGQPVDAVFLDIRMPGLDGLDLARVLSRFAQPPRIVFVTAHQEPAVEAFELKALDYLLKPVRAERLAESVHRIVHEVLDSKTTEPAGAAPAEKSPEVGDEVIPVELGGITRFIRLADIRYVEAHGDYARLHTATGSGLVRAALNGLEERWRSAGFVRIHRSHLVSLGHIDELRLEDGHLSVNIGGAVLPVSRRHARHLRQLLVRRNRQPS, from the coding sequence ATGACCTCAGGACTTCCCTGCCCTCTCTGCGAGGGCCCGGAGCGCCGTGGGGCGCTTGAGCGCACGCTGCGGGTGCTCGCCGTCGACGACGAGGCCCCCGCGCTCGAAGACCTCGTCTACCTGCTGCGCTCCGACCCGCGAGTCGCCCACGTCGAGGGCGTCACGGACGCGACCAAGGCGTTGCGGACCCTGCACCGGGCCATGGACGCCGGCCAGCCGGTCGACGCCGTCTTCCTCGACATCCGGATGCCCGGCCTGGACGGCCTGGACCTGGCCCGCGTGCTCTCCCGGTTCGCCCAGCCGCCGCGCATTGTTTTCGTCACCGCGCACCAGGAACCGGCGGTCGAGGCTTTCGAACTCAAAGCGCTCGATTACCTGCTCAAACCCGTCCGGGCGGAGCGGTTGGCCGAGTCCGTGCACCGGATCGTGCACGAAGTGCTGGATTCGAAGACGACGGAACCGGCCGGCGCCGCGCCGGCGGAGAAATCACCCGAAGTCGGTGACGAGGTCATTCCGGTCGAATTGGGCGGTATCACCCGGTTCATCCGGTTGGCCGACATCCGGTACGTCGAGGCGCACGGCGATTACGCCCGACTCCACACGGCCACCGGAAGCGGATTGGTCCGCGCCGCGCTCAACGGGTTGGAAGAGCGGTGGCGGTCGGCCGGGTTCGTCCGCATCCACCGCAGTCACCTCGTGTCGCTCGGGCACATCGACGAACTGCGGCTGGAGGACGGGCACCTGAGCGTGAACATCGGCGGCGCGGTGCTGCCGGTCAGCCGGCGCCACGCCCGGCACCTCCGGCAGCTGCTGGTGCGCCGCAACCGGCAGCCGTCGTGA
- a CDS encoding DUF485 domain-containing protein: MSSPQRPHTQRVVVTSPRTRAPRAPRPYPASREIDEQSELGAVYMRSLIRTQRRLGLLLCAVVCGSVAALPLVFTFMPSVGAQRLFGLPLPWLLLGGLVFPVFVLAGWFYVRQVERSEREFAELVERS; the protein is encoded by the coding sequence GTGAGCTCCCCGCAGCGCCCCCACACCCAACGGGTGGTGGTGACGAGCCCGCGCACCCGCGCGCCGCGCGCACCCCGCCCGTATCCCGCTTCACGCGAGATCGACGAGCAGAGCGAGCTGGGCGCCGTCTACATGCGGTCGCTCATCCGCACGCAACGGCGGCTCGGCCTGCTGCTGTGCGCGGTGGTCTGCGGAAGCGTGGCGGCGCTGCCGCTGGTGTTCACGTTCATGCCGTCGGTCGGCGCGCAACGGCTGTTCGGCCTGCCCCTGCCGTGGCTGCTGCTGGGCGGGCTGGTGTTCCCGGTGTTCGTGCTGGCCGGCTGGTTCTACGTGCGGCAGGTCGAACGCAGTGAACGGGAGTTCGCCGAACTCGTGGAACGCTCGTGA
- a CDS encoding sodium/solute symporter, translating to MSSTYGIIAVLVVAVGTMLVGTYGLRISRTTSDFFVASRTVSPWWNASAIGGEYLSAASFVGIAGLIFAHGPDMLWFPVGYTAGYLVLLALVAAPLRRSGAYTLPDFAEARFASPAVRAVASGFALGIGWLYLLPQLQGAGLTLHTVTGAPDWVGALVVAVVVTVNVISGGMRSITFVQAFQYWLKLTAIAVPVVFLVMAWHAHGARDLTGPAFPEFPKQTTVTFDSNTAFVVERATPYNGSGRVDGQRVDGGAEMTVGEHTVAAGSRLTFPQGAAVPHVRSIPSNTNDMWALPMRSGEHFPLYAVYSLIIATFLGTMGLPHVIVRFYTNPNGRAARRTTLIVLGLLGVFYLMPPIYGALGRLYTPELLMTGDTDAVVLVLPSRMIDGLGGQLLGALVAGGAFAAFLSTSSGLMVSLAGVLSRDVLRLRGVRGFRVSTVLAVLVPLGMTWLVGKVPVADMVGLAFAVAASSLCPLLVLGIWSTRISTTGAVAGMVAGGLPALVAGLVTISAGSRGEWYHVFLARPAAWTVPLGFIVMYVVSLLTPRKVPPGVNHVMVRLHAPENLGLRSQDRL from the coding sequence GTGAGCAGTACGTACGGCATCATCGCGGTCCTGGTCGTCGCGGTCGGCACGATGTTGGTGGGCACGTACGGGCTGCGGATCTCGCGCACCACGTCGGACTTCTTCGTCGCCTCGCGCACGGTGTCGCCGTGGTGGAACGCGTCCGCCATCGGCGGCGAGTACCTGTCCGCGGCGTCGTTCGTCGGCATCGCCGGGCTGATCTTCGCGCACGGGCCGGACATGTTGTGGTTCCCGGTCGGCTACACGGCCGGTTACCTGGTGCTGCTGGCGCTCGTCGCCGCTCCCCTGCGCCGCAGTGGCGCGTACACGCTGCCGGACTTCGCCGAGGCGCGGTTCGCGTCGCCTGCGGTGCGTGCGGTGGCGAGCGGGTTCGCGTTGGGCATCGGGTGGCTGTACCTGTTGCCGCAGTTGCAGGGCGCCGGGCTGACGTTGCACACGGTGACGGGCGCGCCGGACTGGGTGGGCGCGCTGGTGGTCGCGGTCGTGGTGACCGTCAACGTGATCTCCGGCGGGATGCGCAGCATCACGTTCGTGCAGGCCTTCCAGTACTGGCTCAAGCTGACTGCCATCGCGGTGCCGGTGGTGTTCCTGGTGATGGCCTGGCACGCGCACGGCGCGCGTGACCTGACCGGGCCGGCGTTCCCCGAGTTCCCGAAGCAGACGACGGTCACGTTCGACAGCAACACGGCGTTCGTGGTGGAGCGGGCCACGCCGTACAACGGCTCGGGACGGGTGGACGGGCAGCGGGTCGACGGCGGCGCCGAGATGACCGTGGGCGAGCACACCGTTGCCGCCGGGTCGAGGCTCACGTTCCCTCAGGGCGCGGCCGTCCCGCACGTGCGGTCGATCCCGTCGAACACGAACGACATGTGGGCGCTGCCCATGCGCAGCGGCGAGCACTTCCCGTTGTACGCGGTGTATTCGCTGATCATCGCCACGTTCCTGGGCACGATGGGCCTGCCGCACGTGATCGTGCGCTTCTACACCAACCCGAACGGCCGCGCGGCGCGGCGCACGACGTTGATCGTGCTGGGCCTGCTGGGCGTGTTCTACCTGATGCCACCGATCTACGGCGCGCTCGGCCGGCTGTACACACCCGAACTGCTGATGACCGGTGACACGGACGCGGTGGTGCTGGTGCTGCCGAGCCGGATGATCGACGGCTTGGGCGGGCAGCTGTTGGGCGCGCTGGTGGCCGGTGGCGCGTTCGCCGCGTTCCTGTCGACGTCGTCGGGGTTGATGGTGTCGCTGGCGGGCGTGCTGAGCCGGGACGTGCTGCGGTTGCGCGGTGTGCGCGGGTTCCGGGTGTCGACGGTGCTGGCCGTGCTGGTGCCGTTGGGCATGACGTGGCTGGTGGGCAAGGTGCCGGTGGCGGACATGGTGGGTCTCGCGTTCGCGGTGGCGGCGTCGTCGCTGTGCCCGTTGCTGGTGCTGGGCATCTGGAGCACGCGGATCAGCACGACCGGCGCGGTCGCCGGGATGGTCGCCGGCGGGCTGCCCGCGCTGGTGGCCGGACTGGTGACGATCAGCGCCGGCAGCAGGGGCGAGTGGTACCACGTGTTCCTGGCCCGTCCCGCCGCTTGGACGGTGCCGTTGGGCTTCATCGTCATGTACGTGGTGTCGCTGCTGACGCCGCGCAAGGTGCCTCCGGGGGTGAACCACGTCATGGTGCGCTTGCACGCGCCGGAGAACCTGGGTCTGCGCAGTCAGGACCGGTTGTGA
- a CDS encoding sensor histidine kinase, producing the protein MWTAGAILLVGLAVVITLWRTSRTRNDFLTHEQRITFETLHTAWSAAPPLRAGLVPEAAKKSAKHLRTLLGTPALALTDETEVVAWEGDGDHHAAEAMDLAADVFSTGRTRAFDITCSAADCPVHTAVLAPLTVEGRVVGVLAAYSREASAGLVRATNEVARWASGQLELAELDRSRTRLVEAEVRALRAQISPHFIYNSLSAIASYVRTDPERARTLLLDFADFTRYSFRRAGDFTTLSEELKSIDQYLALERARFGERLKVTLQIAPEVLPVTVPFLCLQPLVENAVRHGMEGKVGPGHITIQAADAGEEAHITIEDDGIGMDPDALRRTLAGQVGATAGIGLGNIDERLRRCYGDDYGLVVETAQGLGTKISVRVPKYQAGVHA; encoded by the coding sequence ATGTGGACGGCCGGGGCGATCCTGCTCGTCGGGCTGGCCGTGGTGATCACGCTGTGGCGGACTTCCCGCACCCGCAACGACTTCCTGACCCACGAGCAGCGGATCACCTTCGAGACCCTGCACACCGCGTGGTCCGCCGCTCCCCCGCTGCGGGCCGGGCTGGTGCCCGAGGCGGCGAAGAAGTCGGCGAAGCACCTGCGCACGCTGCTCGGCACGCCCGCGCTCGCGTTGACCGACGAGACCGAGGTGGTGGCGTGGGAGGGCGACGGCGACCACCACGCGGCGGAGGCGATGGACCTGGCGGCCGACGTGTTCAGCACGGGCCGGACGCGGGCGTTCGACATCACGTGCTCGGCGGCCGACTGCCCCGTCCACACCGCGGTTCTGGCTCCGCTCACCGTCGAGGGACGAGTGGTCGGCGTGCTGGCGGCGTACAGCCGGGAGGCGTCGGCGGGGTTGGTGCGGGCGACGAACGAGGTCGCGCGGTGGGCGTCCGGCCAGTTGGAACTGGCCGAACTCGACCGGTCGCGCACCCGGCTGGTGGAGGCGGAGGTGCGGGCGCTGCGGGCGCAGATCTCGCCGCACTTCATCTACAACTCGTTGTCCGCCATCGCTTCTTATGTCCGCACGGACCCTGAACGCGCTCGCACCCTGTTGCTGGACTTCGCCGACTTCACCCGCTACTCGTTCCGCCGGGCGGGTGACTTCACCACGTTGTCGGAGGAGTTGAAGTCGATCGACCAGTACCTGGCGCTGGAACGGGCCAGGTTCGGCGAACGGCTGAAGGTGACGTTGCAGATCGCGCCCGAGGTCCTGCCGGTGACCGTGCCGTTCCTGTGCCTGCAACCGTTGGTGGAGAACGCGGTCAGGCACGGGATGGAGGGCAAGGTCGGGCCGGGGCACATCACGATCCAGGCGGCGGACGCGGGCGAGGAAGCGCACATCACCATCGAGGACGACGGCATCGGCATGGACCCGGACGCGCTGCGCCGCACTTTGGCGGGCCAGGTCGGCGCGACCGCGGGGATAGGGCTGGGGAACATAGACGAGCGACTGCGTCGGTGTTACGGCGACGACTACGGTCTCGTGGTGGAAACGGCGCAGGGGCTCGGGACGAAGATCAGTGTGCGGGTGCCGAAGTACCAGGCGGGCGTGCACGCCTAG
- a CDS encoding TIR domain-containing protein translates to MTRPENYPLHHTIVAIHSGTRFEQEPVNARRTLYGLVRYSLRQEGLIRDDTHMRVYPDRMLILIPADVPKVVVTDRWRAALELRLDQHGADESGALSEVRMAVHAGEVLLVDDLATGAAVHATFRLLDSAAMRFAATPGPLNMIVSDLFFDDVIKGTDEAAAYERIRVDTSTVAWLRTGGPSAAKATRADFAVLYDSEDAEWAEWVAYHLRQAGYSAVLDALALTPGGVTAAIFDRADRLVVVVSPNLSSRESHTAAWLPGNVAAVQVAKGGSTRPFRLLCNIVGVGAEEARRRVFAMLGIVGGADDEPRYPGKTGRLPLPVVRVEPRAPELVLVHAARDGRFAEELAESLTGLVGRRGPLSRISNRSVSANDIDLQTEVYGFVRDADVVVLVVSRNLLATQYGSSRELRVVMDRHEREATVVLPVVYRATSWEDQPFGSLAPLPTGGRPVTEWENRDEALLSVVEGVRFASLELRGGPPMPIDTKASERRSLGEVFTVAGVPTVTFVEPEDFAEFRMALRQPGLGIVLEGPSGIGKTTLLRNAVALDAERLGQVRVLSARNPADLPAITALPEKHEGMVAVDDFQRLYVDLQNRLADYLKLLADNGSRAKRLVLLGIPGTARSLVSVGTDVATRIRVFRLGAAVEGLVMRMIEQGENALNIAFDRKAEISRTSAGSLLTAQMLCWQIAVTAGVEQTEPNRKSVRTDLAHARAKVTERLKLKYHDVVADFITRDRPDEAVCVDLLLDLARAEDGIVKLTGQRAELFTGLRGDHLFHDPRGQRLVVDDPQFRFYLKQLHRDDLLDLAGKRLPIPRDQVFVCYSHQDVHWLTRLQVHLKPLQLDVWSDRRIELGDDWQREITQALARAKAALVLVSADALASDYINSEELPHLLAAAEDGGCRIIPVLVGPSLFHDTPALNRFQGVPAKSTLSELPNHDGERVLADLAAKLSKLFA, encoded by the coding sequence ATGACGCGACCGGAGAACTACCCACTCCACCACACCATCGTCGCCATCCACTCGGGGACCCGCTTCGAGCAGGAACCGGTGAACGCCCGCCGGACGTTGTACGGGCTCGTGCGGTACTCCCTCCGGCAGGAGGGCCTGATCCGGGACGACACCCACATGCGGGTCTACCCGGACCGGATGCTGATCCTCATCCCGGCGGACGTGCCGAAGGTCGTGGTCACCGACCGCTGGCGCGCCGCGCTGGAGCTCCGACTCGATCAGCACGGCGCCGACGAGTCCGGCGCGTTGTCCGAAGTCAGGATGGCGGTGCACGCGGGCGAGGTGTTGCTCGTCGACGACTTGGCGACCGGCGCCGCGGTGCACGCCACCTTCCGCCTCCTCGACTCGGCGGCCATGCGGTTCGCCGCCACACCCGGCCCGTTGAACATGATCGTGTCGGACCTGTTCTTCGACGACGTCATCAAGGGCACCGACGAAGCCGCCGCGTACGAGCGGATCCGGGTCGACACGAGTACTGTCGCCTGGCTCCGGACGGGCGGGCCGTCGGCGGCGAAGGCCACTCGCGCGGACTTCGCGGTCCTGTACGACTCGGAGGACGCCGAGTGGGCCGAGTGGGTCGCCTACCACTTGCGCCAGGCCGGGTACTCCGCCGTGTTGGACGCACTAGCCCTGACACCGGGCGGGGTCACCGCCGCGATCTTCGACCGGGCCGACCGGCTGGTGGTCGTCGTGTCGCCGAACCTGTCCTCCCGGGAGTCGCACACCGCGGCCTGGCTGCCGGGCAACGTCGCCGCGGTCCAGGTCGCCAAAGGCGGCTCCACCAGGCCCTTCCGACTCCTGTGCAACATCGTCGGAGTGGGCGCGGAGGAGGCTCGTCGGCGGGTGTTCGCGATGTTGGGCATCGTCGGCGGGGCCGACGACGAGCCCCGGTACCCCGGCAAAACCGGCAGGCTCCCCCTGCCGGTCGTCCGCGTCGAACCTCGTGCGCCGGAACTGGTCCTGGTGCACGCCGCGCGGGACGGGCGGTTCGCCGAGGAGCTGGCGGAGTCGCTGACGGGTCTGGTTGGCCGCCGTGGGCCGCTGTCGCGGATATCCAACAGGAGCGTCTCCGCGAACGACATCGACCTCCAGACCGAGGTCTACGGGTTCGTGCGGGACGCCGACGTGGTCGTCCTGGTCGTCAGCCGCAACCTGCTGGCCACGCAGTACGGTTCCAGCCGCGAACTGCGGGTGGTCATGGACCGGCACGAACGTGAAGCCACCGTGGTGCTGCCGGTCGTGTATCGGGCGACGTCGTGGGAAGACCAACCGTTCGGGTCGCTGGCGCCGCTGCCCACTGGTGGTCGGCCGGTGACCGAGTGGGAAAACCGGGACGAGGCGCTGCTGAGCGTGGTCGAGGGTGTGCGGTTCGCGTCCTTGGAGCTGCGCGGTGGCCCGCCGATGCCCATCGACACCAAGGCGTCGGAGCGTCGGAGCCTGGGTGAGGTGTTCACGGTGGCGGGCGTGCCGACGGTGACGTTCGTGGAGCCGGAGGACTTCGCCGAGTTCCGGATGGCGTTGCGCCAGCCGGGCTTGGGCATCGTGCTGGAAGGGCCGTCCGGCATCGGGAAGACGACGTTGCTGCGTAACGCGGTCGCCCTCGACGCCGAGCGATTAGGCCAGGTCAGGGTGTTGAGCGCGCGCAACCCGGCCGACCTGCCCGCCATCACCGCGTTACCCGAGAAGCACGAGGGCATGGTCGCGGTGGACGACTTCCAGCGGCTGTACGTCGACCTCCAGAACCGGCTGGCCGACTACCTGAAGTTGTTGGCGGACAACGGTTCGCGCGCCAAGAGGCTGGTCCTGCTCGGCATCCCGGGCACCGCGCGCAGCCTGGTGTCGGTCGGCACGGACGTCGCCACCCGTATCCGCGTGTTCCGGCTCGGCGCGGCGGTGGAAGGGCTGGTCATGCGGATGATCGAGCAAGGCGAGAACGCGCTGAACATCGCGTTCGACCGCAAGGCCGAGATCTCCCGCACCTCGGCGGGCAGCCTGCTCACCGCGCAGATGCTGTGCTGGCAGATCGCGGTCACGGCGGGGGTCGAGCAGACCGAACCGAACCGCAAATCAGTGCGCACCGACCTCGCGCACGCCCGCGCCAAGGTGACCGAACGGCTGAAGCTCAAGTACCACGACGTGGTCGCCGACTTCATCACGCGCGACCGGCCGGACGAGGCGGTGTGCGTCGACCTGCTGCTCGACCTGGCCAGGGCCGAGGACGGGATCGTCAAGCTGACCGGGCAGCGGGCCGAGCTGTTCACCGGCCTGCGCGGCGACCACCTGTTCCACGACCCGCGCGGACAGCGGCTGGTCGTGGACGATCCGCAGTTCCGGTTCTACCTGAAGCAGCTGCACCGCGACGACCTGCTCGACCTCGCGGGCAAGCGGCTGCCGATCCCGCGCGACCAGGTGTTCGTCTGCTACAGCCACCAGGACGTGCACTGGCTGACCAGGCTCCAGGTGCACCTGAAACCGCTGCAACTGGACGTGTGGTCCGACCGCCGGATCGAGTTGGGCGACGACTGGCAGCGCGAGATCACCCAGGCGCTGGCCCGCGCCAAAGCGGCGTTGGTGCTGGTCAGCGCCGACGCGCTGGCCTCGGACTACATCAACTCCGAGGAACTGCCGCACCTGCTGGCCGCCGCCGAGGACGGCGGGTGCCGGATCATCCCGGTCCTGGTCGGACCGAGCCTGTTCCACGACACGCCGGCGCTCAACCGGTTCCAGGGTGTGCCCGCGAAGTCCACGTTGAGCGAGCTGCCGAACCACGACGGTGAGCGGGTGCTCGCCGACCTGGCGGCCAAGCTCTCGAAGCTCTTCGCGTGA
- a CDS encoding metallophosphoesterase family protein has translation MTTPPRLLATSDLHITYQQNRDFVEAIHPHSPDDWLIVAGDVGEKFDDVEWALGTLRRRFAKVVWSPGNHELWTTKDDPVQARGEVRYKQLVELCRSIDVLTPEDPFAVFEGAGGPVAVAPLFTLYDYTFRPPGTTDKASALNAAQDAGVICTDEYFLHPDPYPSREAWCVARVEETERRLLAVDATLQTVLINHWPLVRDPTFVLRYPEFALWCGTELTADWHLRFRAAAMVYGHLHIPRTIRKDGVRFDEVSLGYPREWQPRGWTSAPLVDVLREGDAR, from the coding sequence GTGACCACCCCGCCGCGGCTACTCGCAACCAGTGACCTGCACATCACCTACCAGCAGAACCGGGACTTCGTCGAAGCCATCCACCCGCACTCCCCCGACGACTGGTTAATCGTGGCGGGCGACGTCGGGGAGAAGTTCGACGACGTCGAATGGGCGTTGGGCACGCTGCGCCGACGGTTCGCCAAGGTGGTCTGGTCGCCGGGCAACCACGAGCTGTGGACCACCAAGGACGACCCGGTGCAGGCGCGCGGCGAGGTGCGCTACAAGCAGCTGGTCGAGCTGTGCCGGAGCATCGACGTGCTCACGCCCGAGGACCCGTTCGCCGTGTTCGAGGGCGCGGGCGGGCCGGTCGCGGTGGCCCCGCTGTTCACCCTCTACGACTACACGTTCCGGCCGCCGGGCACGACGGACAAGGCGTCCGCGCTGAACGCAGCCCAGGACGCCGGTGTGATCTGCACGGACGAGTACTTCCTGCACCCGGACCCGTACCCGAGCCGTGAGGCGTGGTGCGTGGCGCGGGTCGAGGAGACCGAGCGGCGGTTGCTCGCTGTCGACGCTACGTTGCAGACCGTGCTGATCAATCACTGGCCACTCGTTCGGGACCCCACGTTCGTGCTGCGGTACCCCGAATTCGCGTTGTGGTGCGGCACCGAGCTGACGGCGGACTGGCACCTGAGGTTCCGGGCGGCGGCGATGGTCTACGGGCACCTCCACATCCCGCGCACGATCCGCAAGGACGGCGTCCGCTTCGACGAGGTGTCGCTCGGCTACCCGCGGGAGTGGCAGCCGCGCGGGTGGACCTCCGCGCCGCTCGTGGACGTGCTGCGTGAGGGGGACGCGCGATGA